From a single Kitasatospora sp. NBC_00458 genomic region:
- a CDS encoding HoxN/HupN/NixA family nickel/cobalt transporter, which produces MTGPRWRDRLTREEWIRLAGMGGFILALHVIGWFTLLAVIAPEHYDVGGQAFGAGMGLTAYTLGMRHAFDADHIAAIDNTTRKLMGQGKRPLSVGFWFSLGHSSIVFGLCALLAFGIKSLAGQVEADDSTLHDTTGLIGVTVSGTFLLLLGLINLGAFNGILKVFRKMREGEFDEAELEEQLEKRGLMNRVLGRVTRAVTKPWHMYPVGLLFGLGFDTATEVSLLVLAGGAAAFQLPWYALLVLPVLFAAGMSLLDTIDGSFMNFAYEWAFSKPVRKIYYNLTVTGLSVLVALVIGSIELIGLLGEKLDVTSGPVAWIGGLDLNFVGYAIVGLFVLTWVAAIAYWKLGNVEEKWSAGLAAAADKTAK; this is translated from the coding sequence ATGACCGGCCCCCGCTGGCGCGACCGGCTCACCCGTGAGGAGTGGATCCGGCTGGCAGGCATGGGCGGGTTCATCCTCGCGCTGCACGTGATCGGCTGGTTCACCCTGCTCGCGGTCATCGCCCCCGAGCACTACGACGTCGGCGGCCAGGCGTTCGGCGCCGGCATGGGCCTCACCGCGTACACCCTCGGCATGCGGCACGCCTTCGACGCGGACCACATCGCCGCGATCGACAACACCACCCGCAAGCTGATGGGCCAGGGCAAGCGCCCGCTCTCGGTCGGCTTCTGGTTCTCGCTGGGCCACTCCTCGATCGTCTTCGGCCTCTGCGCGCTGCTCGCCTTCGGCATCAAGTCGCTCGCGGGGCAGGTGGAGGCGGACGACTCCACCCTGCACGACACGACCGGCCTGATCGGCGTCACCGTCTCCGGGACCTTCCTGCTCCTGCTCGGCCTGATCAACCTGGGGGCCTTCAACGGCATCCTCAAGGTGTTCCGCAAGATGCGCGAGGGCGAGTTCGACGAGGCGGAGCTGGAGGAGCAGCTGGAGAAGCGCGGGCTGATGAACCGCGTCCTCGGGCGGGTGACCAGGGCCGTCACCAAGCCCTGGCACATGTACCCGGTCGGCCTGCTGTTCGGCCTGGGCTTCGACACCGCCACCGAGGTCTCGCTCCTGGTGCTCGCCGGCGGCGCGGCCGCGTTCCAGCTGCCCTGGTACGCGCTGCTGGTGCTGCCGGTCCTGTTCGCGGCGGGCATGAGCCTGCTGGACACCATCGACGGCTCGTTCATGAACTTCGCCTACGAGTGGGCGTTCTCCAAGCCGGTCCGGAAGATCTACTACAACCTGACCGTCACCGGGCTCTCGGTGCTGGTCGCCCTGGTCATCGGCTCGATCGAGCTGATCGGGCTGCTCGGCGAGAAGCTCGACGTCACCAGCGGGCCGGTCGCCTGGATCGGCGGACTGGACCTCAACTTCGTCGGCTACGCCATCGTCGGCCTGTTCGTGCTGACCTGGGTGGCGGCGATCGCCTACTGGAAGCTCGGCAACGTCGAGGAGAAGTGGTCGGCCGGACTGGCCGCGGCGGCGGACAAGACCGCGAAGTAG
- a CDS encoding CocE/NonD family hydrolase yields MPSYPYRTTREDLRVPLPDGTELYARVWRPVTDEPVPALLEYSTGRLTDWTATEDARRRPWFAGHGYAAVRVDARGHGNSGGLPPTDPDREAEDGAETARRLADQPWCNGRIGLLGAGAAGDVALLIAARAPDAVHAVVTACPDGPHRLGGAVLAADGHTRATAHLADAARPPDPQYVGDDWRAMWLARLDSLEPPLADWLAAPPDAPVPAAVPTLAVAGWSDPSATRLLELLTAAAAPAPVRAVLGPWEHGLPDELLPEALRWYDHWLRDIDTGALATPALRSWLSTRWTADDPWPSPDVRDVHYGLDGPLRAAGTASDDRWVQVRSPQHTGLNAGAYVRAGRTADQPPDQREEDGRSVCFDSQPLPEAVELLGAPALSLRLRPGSRPALIAARLCAVAPDGTSVLLTRGLLSTLGARIDDALPLAVPLAAVGRTVPPGHRLRLALSSAYWPWAWPDPEPDGFALDPSHSALTLPVRHLAADRDGEPITFASPTLPLPPPLHTTDPLASRPERLTVHDIGRREWRTELSPATDGTRTHPDGLVRDERTVTAYRVLTATPLSAQARTDRTVRLERPSIGWDATVHTRTELRCDPTHVIARTHLRALEGGDVVFSREWHHRIPR; encoded by the coding sequence ATGCCCTCGTACCCCTACCGCACCACCCGCGAGGACCTCCGCGTCCCCCTCCCCGACGGCACCGAGCTGTACGCCCGCGTCTGGCGGCCGGTGACCGACGAGCCCGTCCCCGCCCTGCTGGAGTACTCCACCGGCCGCCTCACCGACTGGACCGCCACCGAGGACGCCCGCCGCCGGCCCTGGTTCGCCGGCCACGGCTACGCCGCCGTCCGGGTCGACGCCCGCGGCCACGGCAACTCCGGCGGACTCCCGCCGACCGACCCGGACCGCGAGGCCGAGGACGGCGCCGAGACGGCCCGCCGGCTCGCCGACCAGCCCTGGTGCAACGGCCGGATCGGCCTGCTCGGCGCCGGCGCCGCCGGCGACGTCGCCCTGCTGATCGCCGCCCGCGCCCCCGACGCCGTCCACGCCGTCGTCACCGCCTGCCCCGACGGCCCGCACCGGCTCGGCGGCGCCGTCCTCGCCGCCGACGGCCACACCCGCGCCACCGCCCACCTCGCCGACGCGGCCCGCCCACCGGACCCGCAGTACGTCGGCGACGACTGGCGGGCGATGTGGCTCGCCCGGCTCGACTCCCTCGAACCACCGCTCGCGGACTGGCTGGCCGCCCCGCCGGACGCCCCGGTCCCGGCCGCCGTCCCCACCCTCGCCGTGGCCGGCTGGTCCGACCCGTCCGCCACCCGCCTGCTGGAACTGCTCACCGCCGCGGCCGCCCCCGCCCCCGTCCGCGCCGTCCTCGGCCCCTGGGAACACGGCCTGCCCGACGAGCTCCTCCCCGAGGCACTCCGCTGGTACGACCACTGGCTGCGCGACATCGACACCGGAGCCCTCGCGACCCCCGCCCTGCGGAGCTGGCTCTCCACCCGCTGGACCGCCGACGACCCCTGGCCCTCACCCGACGTCCGCGACGTCCACTACGGACTCGACGGCCCGCTGCGCGCCGCCGGCACCGCCTCCGACGACCGCTGGGTACAGGTCCGCTCCCCCCAGCACACCGGCCTCAACGCCGGCGCCTACGTCCGGGCCGGCCGCACCGCCGACCAGCCGCCCGACCAGCGCGAGGAGGACGGGCGCTCCGTCTGCTTCGACTCGCAGCCGCTGCCCGAGGCGGTCGAACTCCTCGGCGCCCCGGCCCTCAGCCTCCGGCTGCGCCCCGGCTCCCGCCCCGCCCTGATCGCCGCACGCCTCTGCGCCGTCGCGCCCGACGGCACCTCCGTACTCCTCACCCGCGGCCTGCTCTCCACCCTCGGCGCCCGCATCGACGACGCACTGCCCCTGGCCGTCCCCCTCGCCGCCGTCGGCCGCACCGTCCCGCCCGGCCACCGGCTGCGACTCGCCCTCTCCTCCGCGTACTGGCCGTGGGCGTGGCCCGACCCCGAACCGGACGGCTTCGCACTCGACCCGTCCCACTCCGCACTCACCCTCCCGGTCCGCCACCTGGCCGCCGACCGCGACGGCGAACCGATCACCTTCGCCTCCCCCACCCTCCCGCTCCCGCCACCGCTGCACACCACCGACCCGCTCGCCTCCCGCCCCGAACGCCTCACCGTCCACGACATCGGCCGCCGCGAGTGGCGCACCGAACTCTCCCCCGCCACCGACGGCACCCGCACCCACCCCGACGGCCTCGTCCGCGACGAACGGACCGTCACCGCCTACCGCGTCCTCACCGCCACCCCCCTCAGCGCCCAGGCCCGCACCGACCGCACCGTCCGGCTCGAACGCCCCTCCATCGGCTGGGACGCCACCGTCCACACCCGCACCGAACTCCGCTGCGACCCCACCCACGTGATCGCCCGCACCCACCTCCGCGCACTGGAGGGCGGGGACGTCGTCTTCAGCAGGGAATGGCACCACCGCATCCCCCGCTGA
- a CDS encoding SigE family RNA polymerase sigma factor, with protein sequence MEHISTEGDRVAEPGPPDFPAFVASRGRQLLRTAFLLTGGDAHLAEDLVQEALGRVFVKWRRISRLDNPSGYTQTVLVNTFLSHRRRRSSGERVTDVLPDIAVADPDPALRLTLLRALGELPAQDRAVLVLRFWEDRSVEETAAVLRLSSTAVRSRSSRALARMRDKLGTEATEKAVLRHAG encoded by the coding sequence ATGGAGCACATATCGACGGAGGGGGACCGGGTGGCCGAGCCGGGGCCGCCCGACTTCCCGGCCTTCGTGGCCTCACGCGGGCGGCAACTGCTGCGCACCGCGTTCCTGCTGACCGGGGGTGACGCGCACCTCGCCGAGGACCTCGTGCAGGAGGCGCTCGGGCGGGTCTTCGTCAAGTGGCGCAGGATCTCGCGCCTCGACAACCCGAGCGGGTACACGCAGACGGTCCTGGTGAACACCTTCCTCTCCCACCGCCGCCGCCGGAGCAGCGGCGAGCGGGTCACCGACGTGCTGCCGGACATCGCCGTCGCCGACCCGGACCCGGCGCTGAGGCTGACGCTGCTCCGCGCGCTCGGCGAGCTGCCGGCGCAGGACCGGGCGGTGCTGGTGCTGCGGTTCTGGGAGGACCGGAGCGTGGAGGAGACGGCGGCGGTGCTGCGCCTCAGCAGCACCGCCGTGCGGTCGCGGAGCAGCCGGGCGCTGGCCCGGATGCGGGACAAGCTGGGGACCGAGGCGACGGAGAAGGCGGTACTGCGCCATGCCGGTTGA
- a CDS encoding DUF6461 domain-containing protein, with amino-acid sequence MTSTPASSATAADYGWIRSAPSLFGHLLSTGYSMVLVRDVLPEQVPGLVGASPWGSCRGAGELVDAHGDFLEECDDDPESTLLGASAVRDAEGRDWALVVDLGGDLGLRPGPMAALSAGTRAVAHYSNAGKPMDFFHWYEDGELRTAFEHPAHRDGTTPDELNGVLRELGLDPDGDGDPALDRKAAVLALTERLTGVRVTVELLEAAEYLASELPEEPVDGSDGVRIHLVDEHGAPVVIESTWDR; translated from the coding sequence GTGACGTCTACTCCCGCCTCCTCCGCCACGGCAGCCGACTACGGCTGGATCCGTTCCGCGCCCTCGCTCTTCGGCCACCTGCTGAGCACCGGTTACAGCATGGTGCTGGTGCGTGACGTCCTGCCCGAGCAGGTGCCCGGGCTCGTGGGCGCATCGCCGTGGGGCAGTTGCCGGGGCGCCGGCGAACTGGTCGACGCGCACGGCGACTTCCTGGAGGAGTGCGACGACGATCCCGAGTCCACGCTCCTCGGCGCGTCCGCCGTGCGGGACGCGGAGGGCCGCGACTGGGCGCTCGTCGTCGACCTCGGCGGCGACCTGGGTCTGCGGCCGGGTCCGATGGCGGCACTCTCCGCCGGTACGCGCGCCGTCGCGCACTACAGCAACGCGGGCAAGCCGATGGACTTCTTCCACTGGTACGAGGACGGGGAGCTGCGGACCGCCTTCGAGCACCCGGCCCACCGGGACGGCACCACCCCCGACGAACTGAACGGCGTGCTGCGCGAGCTCGGCCTCGACCCGGACGGGGACGGCGATCCCGCGCTCGACCGCAAGGCCGCGGTCCTGGCGCTGACGGAGCGCCTGACGGGCGTGCGGGTCACGGTGGAGCTGCTGGAGGCGGCCGAGTACCTGGCGTCCGAGCTGCCGGAGGAGCCGGTCGACGGCTCGGACGGCGTCCGCATCCACCTCGTTGACGAGCACGGCGCGCCGGTGGTGATCGAGTCCACCTGGGACCGGTGA
- a CDS encoding SitI3 family protein yields MAVSHSLGLATASPVSDVAGVLARLGADRSWTAGQLVGDGALTGRGTWVRVYGTRTQSWHPVVTDLGISPTVRVAFRLAKTDDLAGQEDDVVRLVAALLARVEGDAVLDFHHETVWLLRRGGELSLHEREDLWPPQRLAAFEGRSYRRETHAFAEE; encoded by the coding sequence GTGGCCGTCTCCCACAGCCTCGGCCTCGCCACCGCGTCGCCGGTCTCCGACGTGGCCGGGGTGCTGGCGCGGCTCGGGGCGGACCGCTCCTGGACGGCCGGACAGCTGGTCGGCGACGGCGCGCTGACCGGACGCGGCACGTGGGTGCGGGTGTACGGGACCCGGACGCAGTCCTGGCATCCGGTCGTCACCGACCTCGGGATCTCGCCCACGGTGCGGGTGGCGTTCCGGCTCGCGAAGACCGACGACCTGGCCGGCCAGGAGGACGACGTCGTCCGGCTGGTGGCGGCGCTGCTGGCGCGGGTGGAGGGGGACGCCGTCCTCGACTTCCACCACGAGACGGTGTGGCTGCTGCGCCGGGGAGGGGAGTTGAGCCTCCACGAGCGGGAGGACCTGTGGCCGCCGCAGCGACTGGCGGCGTTCGAGGGCCGGTCGTACCGCCGGGAGACGCACGCCTTCGCGGAGGAGTAG